Proteins encoded within one genomic window of Theobroma cacao cultivar B97-61/B2 chromosome 7, Criollo_cocoa_genome_V2, whole genome shotgun sequence:
- the LOC18594983 gene encoding NAC domain-containing protein 45: MAPMSLPPGFRFHPTDEELVAYYLDRKISGRTIELEIIPEVDLYKCEPWDLPDKSFLPSKDMEWYFYSPRDKKYPNGSRTNRATRAGYWKATGKDRAVHSQKRAVGMKKTLVYYRGRAPHGIRTNWVMHEYRLVESSSATAPASSLKDSYALCRIFKKTIQIPNKTKEAVENNINAEKEVGWVSDEQLFGDDASGTEISRGRDAEDENFNTSSSDVTQGTPNETGMPDDYHQAPFTSDEANSSANMCSLPADFSSNLFQEMQMPGYTSLHYQVPYPPLELEDFPQIDISETKPEIIDEYMIYDKYRGCMNGSLEEIFSLCSSQDNSMPLSMQD; this comes from the exons ATGGCTCCTATGAGTCTCCCTCCTGGATTCAGGTTTCATCCAACTGATGAAGAACTTGTTGCTTACTATCTAGATAGGAAAATCAGCGGTCGCACGATTGAGCTTGAAATTATCCCAGAGGTTGATCTGTACAAGTGTGAGCCTTGGGATTTACCAG ATAAGTCATTCTTACCAAGCAAAGACATGGAGTGGTACTTCTACAGCCCAAGGGACAAGAAGTACCCGAATGGATCAAGAACTAACAGGGCAACACGTGCCGGATACTGGAAAGCCACGGGCAAGGATAGGGCAGTACACTCTCAGAAGAGGGCAGTTGGCATGAAGAAGACATTGGTTTATTACAGAGGTAGGGCTCCTCACGGCATCAGAACTAACTGGGTAATGCATGAGTATCGCTTGGTCGAATCATCTTCCGCCACTGCTCCTGCATCAAGTTTAAAG GACTCTTACGCTTTGTGTCGCATCTTCAAGAAAACCATACAAATTCCTAATAAAACAAAGGAAGCCGTTGAGAACAATATTAACGCAGAGAAGGAAGTGGGTTGGGTGTCAGATGAACAATTATTTGGTGATGATGCAAGTGGAACTGAAATTTCAAGAGGGAGAGATGCTGAAGATGAGAATTTCAATACTTCTTCATCCGATGTCACTCAAGGAACACCCAATGAAACTGGCATGCCAGATGATTATCACCAAGCTCCATTCACCTCGGATGAAGCAAACAGTTCGGCTAATATGTGTTCACTTCCCGCGGATTTCTCGTCCAACCTATTTCAG GAAATGCAGATGCCAGGCTACACAAGTCTTCACTATCAAGTTCCATATCCGCCATTAGAGTTAGAAGACTTTCCACAGATAGATATATCCGAGACAAAGCCAGAGATAATTGATGAATACATGATTTATGACAAGTATAGGGGCTGCATGAACGGCTCGTTAGAAGagattttctctctttgctcCTCTCAGGACAATTCCATGCCCCTCTCAATGCAAGATTGA